The genome window GACCTGGCCAATGCACGAGAACACGACCCCGCCGCGCGCGGCGACCTGGAAAACGCGGTGGTGTACTCCGGGCTGCACGCCATCTGGGCGCACCGCGTGGCCCATCGCCTATGGCTGCGGGGCAGAAAGGGACCCGCGCGGATCCTCGCGCAGTTAGCCCGCTTCCTCACCGGCGTGGAGATCCACCCCGGGGCCACCATCGGGCGCAGGTTCTTTATCGATCACGGCATGGGCATCGTGATCGGAGAGACCGCCGAGATCGGCGACGGCGTGATGCTCTACCACGGCGTGACCCTGGGTGGGCAGGTGCTCACCCAGACCAAGCGGCACCCCACCATCGAGGACAACGTGACCATCGGCGCCGGGGCCAAGGTGCTGGGGCCCATCACCATCGGCGAGGGCAGCGCCGTGGGGGCCAACGCCGTGGTGACCAAGGACGTCCCCGCCCACCACATCGCAGTGGGAATCCCCGCCACCTACCGCCCCCGGGGTAACCACGAGCGCACCAAACTCGTGGACCCGGACTTCTACGTGATTTAAGGCTCTTTAGGCCTCCAGCTCGGCGTACTCGGGGTTGCGGCTGATGAAGTGCTGCACCGCCGAGCAGGTGGCCACGATCTTCTTGCCCTCCGCGCGGACATCATCGAGGGCACCGCGTACCAGTACCTTGGACAGGCCCTTGCCCTGGAAGGCCTCGTGTACCACGGTGTGATTGAAGTTCAGCACGCCCTCCCCCTGCGGGACGTACTCGGCGAAACCGGCTTCCTCCCCCTCCACGGAGAGGACGTAGCGGTGATTCTGGGCTTCATGGGTGATTGCGTTACTCATTTCCCCGAGTGTAGTCCAAAAACAAAAGAAGCGGCTCCGTTTTATCCAACGGAACCGCTATTTTTGTGGCCAGAGCCAGGATCGAACTGGCGACCCCACACTTTTCAGGCGTGTGCTCTACCGACTGAGCTATCTGGCCAAAGAAACCACAGCAGTGACCTCTTGGCGACCCTGACGGGACTTGAACCCGCGACCTCCGCCGTGACAGGGCGGCGCGCTAACCAACTGCGCCACAGGGCCTTAACCTTTGCGCTCCGGGAGTGCCCGTTGCACGAGAAGATACTCTACACAGACCATCGAAGAACGATCAAATCAGCAGGTCACGGCGGTTTTTAGGGGATTTAAAGCCGGATAGAAAAAATCCCCGGAAGTTTCCTTCCGGGGATTTCTCCTGGCGACCCTGACGGGACTTGAACCCGCGACCTCCGCCGTGACAGGGCGGCGCGCTAACCAACTGCGCCACAGGGCCATATGCAATATGTACGAGGCGGAACCTCGTACCCCCAACGGGATTCGAACCCGTGCCGCCGCCGTGAAAGGGCGGTGTCCTAGGCCGCTAGACGATGGGGGCGTGCCGTTTTCACGGCTTCCTGAAATATACGCGAGCGGCCCGGCACCACCAAATTCGCAGTTAGAATGGCCCCTCATGAGCACCCAGCACGGCTATAGCGAGGACAAGGCCGCCTACCTCACCCGCCTCAAACGCATCGAGGGCCAAGTGCGCGGGCTCCAGCGCATGATCGAGGAGGACACCTACTGCATCGACGTGGTCACTCAGATCAGCGCCGCCACCGCCGCCCTGCACAACCTCTCCGTGGCCCTCATGTCCGATCACCTCCATCACTGCGTGGCCTCAGCCATCGAGGAGGGTGCAGGCGGCGGCGAGAAGATCGACGAGGCCATGAAGGCCATTCAGCGCATGGTGAAGTCCTAGCGATACCGGGAGAAATCAATCGGGCGACCCAACGCCCAATCCCGATCCGTGAGCAACCGCGCCAGCACTAGCCCCGCACCGATGGAGAGCACCGTCATCGCCGCCGTGGCGGTATGGGAAACCACCGCGTCCATATCCCCCACCGCCATGCCGTGCAGGGCGCGATACATCGCGGGCCCCGGAATCATCACCACCACCGCCGGAACCGTGGTGGTTACCCGAGGAATCCTCGCCAGCCGCACCACCGCAAACCCCAGCAGCCCCACCGCCAGCGCACCCAGACAGGTGGCGATGAAGGGGGTGAGGGAGGCGTCGATAAGCACCCAGCGCAGCGCGTTGCCCACCGTGCCTATCGACGCCGCCACCAGCGCCATCCTGCGCGAGGAATTAAAAAGCAGGGCAAAGCCCGCGATCCCCACCGCGCTCGCCGGAATCACCACCGGGTAACCGGGGTGTGGTGCCGCCCAGCCCTGGGGGCTCAGCCCCACCGCCCAACTCATCGCCGTCACCGCGAAGGCCGCCGAGGCCATGATGGTCATCGCATAGGTCAGGCGCGCTACCCCGGCGGCAATATCGCAGCGCGCCAGATCAATCAGGGCGGAAAAGAGCGGAAAACCCGGTACCAGGAATAGCACCGAGGCCACGAACCCGGCCTCCGCCGCGCCCGCTAACGGAGCCACGGCCGCATAGACCGCGCAGGCCACCGCTCCCCCGGCGGCCACCCCCGCGATCATCTGCACGCCCCGATGCCCCAGCCAACCACGCACCGCCTGCCCCGCCGCAGCCGCCAGCGCCACCACGGCCACCTCCACCGGGCCAAAGCCGTTGAGCGCCGCGCACCCCGCACAGGCGCAGGCCGCCGCCAGGGCCAGCAGCCACGGCCCCCATCGCTTGCGCACCCCGGCCTCGATCGCGTCTAACTCCGCGTTCAACTCCCGTGCGCTCATGGGCGGGCGCACGCGGTGCGCCAGGCTTTCCAGGGCCTCGATCCGGGAGGCGTCCACCTCCACGTGCGGCTGGTGCGCCACCACCGTGCGAAACTCCGATTCCTCATGAAAGGTGCAGGTGATGGTGGTGATGGTCACCACCGCGTCCAGGCCCGCAAAGCCCACGGCGCGCGCGGCGCGCTTCATGCCCCGGATCACGCGGTAGCCGCTCGCGCCCGCACCCATGAGCAACATGCCCAGGCGCAGCACCGCGTCCGCGCGCACCCCCATCTCGTGCTGATTCATGCCCTGCGATACCCCGGACACCGGCGGCTTCCTTTCCTGACGTTCCGCCACCCCAGTGTAGGCGCGCTGCTACCATTTCCCCATGCCTGAGCAGCGCCTTTTTGTCTACGGAACCCTGGGGCCCGGTCGCCCCAACGAACACCTCCTTAGCCCCTACGGCGGTACCTGGGCTCGCGGGCACGTGCGCGGGAGGCTCCGCGAGGAGGGCTGGGGAGCCGCGATGGGATACCCCGGCCTGATTCTCGATTCCCCCGGGAACACCCCCGAAAGCGCGGCGCAAACGGTATCCGGGTGGGTGCTCACCTCCGCCGAGCTCGA of Corynebacterium sp. 21KM1197 contains these proteins:
- the epsC gene encoding serine O-acetyltransferase EpsC, coding for MSGLLAMLREDLANAREHDPAARGDLENAVVYSGLHAIWAHRVAHRLWLRGRKGPARILAQLARFLTGVEIHPGATIGRRFFIDHGMGIVIGETAEIGDGVMLYHGVTLGGQVLTQTKRHPTIEDNVTIGAGAKVLGPITIGEGSAVGANAVVTKDVPAHHIAVGIPATYRPRGNHERTKLVDPDFYVI
- a CDS encoding GNAT family N-acetyltransferase, whose product is MSNAITHEAQNHRYVLSVEGEEAGFAEYVPQGEGVLNFNHTVVHEAFQGKGLSKVLVRGALDDVRAEGKKIVATCSAVQHFISRNPEYAELEA
- a CDS encoding metal-sensitive transcriptional regulator: MSTQHGYSEDKAAYLTRLKRIEGQVRGLQRMIEEDTYCIDVVTQISAATAALHNLSVALMSDHLHHCVASAIEEGAGGGEKIDEAMKAIQRMVKS
- a CDS encoding threonine/serine ThrE exporter family protein, whose protein sequence is MNQHEMGVRADAVLRLGMLLMGAGASGYRVIRGMKRAARAVGFAGLDAVVTITTITCTFHEESEFRTVVAHQPHVEVDASRIEALESLAHRVRPPMSARELNAELDAIEAGVRKRWGPWLLALAAACACAGCAALNGFGPVEVAVVALAAAAGQAVRGWLGHRGVQMIAGVAAGGAVACAVYAAVAPLAGAAEAGFVASVLFLVPGFPLFSALIDLARCDIAAGVARLTYAMTIMASAAFAVTAMSWAVGLSPQGWAAPHPGYPVVIPASAVGIAGFALLFNSSRRMALVAASIGTVGNALRWVLIDASLTPFIATCLGALAVGLLGFAVVRLARIPRVTTTVPAVVVMIPGPAMYRALHGMAVGDMDAVVSHTATAAMTVLSIGAGLVLARLLTDRDWALGRPIDFSRYR
- a CDS encoding gamma-glutamylcyclotransferase, which produces MPEQRLFVYGTLGPGRPNEHLLSPYGGTWARGHVRGRLREEGWGAAMGYPGLILDSPGNTPESAAQTVSGWVLTSAELDRAWAELDAFEGPEYRRVEAEVTLDGGDTVRTWVYALRCPTPLREATHASTLGPKRKSPQEAPCSPQRRSSPL